One genomic window of Cheilinus undulatus linkage group 7, ASM1832078v1, whole genome shotgun sequence includes the following:
- the itpa gene encoding inosine triphosphate pyrophosphatase isoform X2, producing MAVPAGRSVVFVTGNAKKLEEVVQILGDKFPYKLVSRKIDLPEYQGEPDDISVQKCKEAARQVDGPVIVEDTCLCFRALGGLPGPYIKWFLDKLQPEGLYKLLAGFEDKSAWALCTFAFSAGKDEPVELFRGRTEGQIVEPRGPRDFGWDPCFQPDGYDKT from the exons ATGGCGGTGCCTGCTGGGAGGTCTGTGGTGTTCGTGACTGGAAACGCCAAAAAACTAGAGGag GTCGTTCAGATCCTCGGAGACAAATTTCCCTACAAACTGGTTTCTAGAAAGATCGACT TACCAGAGTACCAAGGAGAGCCAGACGACATCTCCGTCCAGAAGTGTAAGGAGGCTGCTCGGCAG GTTGACGGGCCGGTCATCGTGGAGGATACGTGTCTGTGTTTCAGAGCTCTGGGGGGTCTGCCAGGTCCTTACAT aaaatggTTCCTGGATAAACTGCAGCCAGAAG GTTTGTACAAACTCTTGGCAGGGTTTGAGGATAAATCAGCGTGGGCTCTCTGTACGTTTGCTTTTTCTGCTGGGAAAGACGAACCAGTGGAGCTGTTCAGAGGGAGGACTGAG GGACAAATCGTGGAGCCCAGGGGCCCTCGAGACTTTGGATGGGATCCCTGTTTTCAGCCAGACGGATACGACAAAACGTGA
- the LOC121511739 gene encoding uncharacterized protein LOC121511739, whose translation MVLLKYSPQQLLNLISFSTPACLTDIKSLGLLRRPRYIHRAQKHKFVYSSHTVPTVQSDRRPAHSRRRHHNKPHVQLSNLRPLRCTNVPPTPLCSSSSNISTTFMLQNARSINNKAHLIHDIITDRKVDFLCLTETWQSPNDYFTLNQATPPGYVFIQKPCTTGRGGGLAMIYREDFQVKELPAPSTSALKCLIISLTGSAPLQIILIYRPPKATTTFLSDLSELLTSVCSRSSSILLLGDFNIHVDSTSCTLTSKFLSLLDCFNITQHVQGPTHSKGHTLDLVCSTGLTPFIPQCLDLAISDHHAVFSSIPTPLPRQLTKRNITFRNLKSISIPALKNMLATNLTTTHPITTVDALANHYNTALSLSLDSLTPLKTRSVSFTHPAPWYTAELRSMKASGRQLERLSKKSGLTVHLEAYKEHDTAPLPHCRLSCFTPVDTLQVAEWVKKAKASTCSLDPIPTPLVKASLSVLCPIMVDIINTSLSSGIVPSSFKTASVTPIIKKPGSDPEDLSNYQPISNLPFISKILEKAVAAQLQQHMSNHELHEPLQSGFRTHHSTETALIKITNDLLTAADSGHISLLILLDLTAAFDTISHTILLDRLSHHLGITDTALSWFHSYLSQRKQFVIIGTSHSSPVPVNQGVPQGSVLGPLLFTIYMLPLGQIIHKHGLSFHSYADDTQLYLSTKPSTQLPPHSLVNCLHDIKAWMNSNQLKLNSNKTELMVVAPKALLQKVGDLMLDVDGTSICPSSEVRNLGVILDSTLSFQSHIKSVTKSAFYHLKNISRLRPSLPDSVAETLIHAFITSHLDYCNGVLSGVPSKTLDRLQYVQNSAARVLTHTRPWQHITPTLIHLHWLPIKSRINYKVLLLTYKSLHALAPQYLSDLLHPYTPSRNLRSSDTGLLSM comes from the exons ATGGTGCTCCTCAAATACTCGCCCCAGCAGCTTCTCAACCTCATCTCTTTCTCCACTCCAGCCTGTCTTACAGACATTAAATCCCTCGGCCTTCTGCGTCGTCCTCGTTATATCCACAGAGCACAGAAACATAAGTTTGTTTACTCCAGCCACACCGTCCCCACAGTCCAGTCGGACCGGCGCCCCGCCCACTCTCGACGACGTCATCACAACAAACCACACGTACAGCTCAGTAACCTGAGACCTCTCAGATGCACCAATGTCCCTCCCACTCCCCTCTGCTCATCatcttcaaacatttccacAACATTTATGCTGCAAAATGCCCGGTCCATAAACAATAAAGCCCACCTCatccatgacatcatcacagacaGGAAAGTAGACTTCTTATGTCTGACTGAAACCTGGCAAAGCCCAAATGACTACTTCACACTAAACCAAGCAACCCCACCTGGCTATGTGTTTATCCAAAAACCTTGCACCACTGGTCGCGGTGGGGGGCTGGCCATGATCTATAGAGAAGATTTCCAGGTTAAGGAGCTACCAGCACCCAGCACCTCAGCTCTCAAGTGTCTAATCATCTCTCTCACTGGATCAGCTCCGCTTCAGATCATCCTCATCTACCGGCCTCCCAAAGCAACGACCACCTTCCTGTCTGacctgtctgagctcctcacctctGTCTGCTCCAGGTCTTCTTCCATACTTCTCCTTGGAGACTTCAATATCCACGTTGACTCCACCAGCTGCACACTCACCTCCAAATTTCTATCACTACTGGACTGCTTCAACATCACACAGCATGTCCAAGGACCCACCCACTCCAAAGGTCACACACTGGATCTTGTGTGCTCCACTGGTCTCACCCCATTCATTCCACAATGCCTGGACCTAGCCATCTCAGATCACCATGCTGTTTTCTCCTCTATCCCCACCCCCCTCCCCAGACAGCTTACAAAACGCAACATCACTTTCCGTAACCTCAAGTCAATAAGCATCCCAGCCCTCAAGAACATGTTAGCTACCAACCTGACCACTACACACCCTATAACCACAGTTGATGCCCTGGCCAATCACTACAATACAGCACTATCCCTCAGCCTGGATTCTCTCACCCCTCTGAAGACTCGCTCAGTCTCCTTTACCCACCCAGCCCCCTGGTACACTGCTGAACTCCGCTCCATGAAGGCTTCTGGCCgacagctggagagactttCTAAAAAATCTGGCCTCACCGTCCATCTGGAGGCCTATAAAGAGCAT GACACCGCTCCTCTGCCTCACTGCCGTCTTTCCTGCTTCACACCCGTGGACACTCTCCAAGTGGCTGAATGGGTCAAGAAGGCCAAGGCATCCACCTGCTCCCTCGACCCCATACCCACACCACTGGtgaaagcatctctgtctgttctgtgccccatcatggtagacatcatcaacacctcattatcatctggaattgtcccctcatccttcaaaactgcctcagtaacccccatcatcaagaagccTGGGTCAGACCCGGAGGACCTCTCCAACTATCAaccgatctccaaccttcccttcATCAGCAAAATTCTCGAAAAAGCAGTCGCTGCCCAACTCCAGCAACACATGTCCAACCATGAGCTCCATGAACCTCTTCAATCAGGATTTCGCactcaccacagcactgagaccgcccttatcaaaataaccaatgacctcctcacagctgcagattctggacacatcagcctcctcattctccttgacctaaccgctgccttcgacacaatatcccacaccatcctccttgaccgcctgtctcaccatcttggcatcactgatacagctctctcctggtttcactcatatctctcacaaagaaaacagtttgttatcATCGGCACCTCTCATTCATCCCCCGTcccagttaaccagggcgtgcctcaaggctctgttcttggacctctccttttcaccatctacatgcttccccttggacagattattcacaaacacggtctcagcttccactcttatgcagatgacacccaactctacctcagcaccaaaccatccactcagctccctccccactccctggtaaactgcctccacgacatcaaagcctggatgaactctaaccaactcaaactcaacagcaataaaacagagctcatggtggtggcccccaaagcgctgctgcagaaggttggagatctcatgctcgatgtggacgggacctccatctgtccgtcctccgaggtccgaaacctgggcgtcatcctggactccaccctctccttccagtcccacataaagtctgtcaccaaatctgccttctatcatctcaagaacatctccagactccgaccatcactccctgattctgtggctgaaacactcattcatgctttcataacctcccacctggactactgtaatggagtcctgtctggagttcccagcaaaaccctggacaggcttcagtacgtccaaaactctgcagctagagttctcacccacactagaccctggcaacacatcactccgaccctcatccacctccactggctccctatcaagtcccgtatcaactacaaagtcctcctcctcacatacaaatctctccatgctctggctccccagtacctttctgatctcctccatccatacacaccatcccgcaaccttcgatcttcagacaccggcctactttccatg
- the rangrf gene encoding ran guanine nucleotide release factor encodes MQHAPAGAPQARPLFGGSLSAVLPHSSVDTSELREIPDNQEVFAHALTDQSLIIELVEFQAQVPDQDAARYHFEDIAGSNKAAEQGGFQVAGVEPVSQADLSLSDCSSAWILSGTQCVSKFNEEAKNTVTIHLALLRLPQFSTDVLISFNDPQSISPSSSSAASAGAHAQPWTQQDFQRLVQTLTLHDPGLFG; translated from the exons ATGCAGCATGCCCCGGCAGGAGCTCCGCAGGCTCGGCCGCTGTTCGGTGGATCTCTGTCGGCCGTCCTCCCTCACTCTTCTGTGGACACCAGCGAACTGAGGGAGATCCCGGACAACCAGGAGGTGTTTGCACATGCGCTGACGGACCAGAGCCTGATCATAGAGCTGGTGGAGTTCCAGGCTCAGGTGCCGGACCAGGACGCGGCCAGGTACCACTTCGAGGACATCGCAGGGAGCAACAAGGCTGCAGAGCAGGGGGGTTTTCAG GTGGCAGGTGTGGAGCCGGTGTCCCAGGCTGATCTGTCCCTGTCAGACTGCAGCTCGGCCTGGATCCTCTCTGGGACTCAGTGCGTGTCCAAATTTAACGAAGAGGCTAAAAACACGGTGACCATACACCTGGCCCTGCTCCGCCTGCCTCAGTTCTCCACAGATGTGCTAATCAGCTTCAACGACCCCCAGAGCATCAGTCCTTCCAGCAGCAGTGCGGCGTCAGCGGGGGCACACGCACAGCCGTGGACCCAACAGGACTTCCAGCGCCTGGTGCAGACCCTCACACTGCATGACCCGGGTCTGTTTGGGTAg
- the itpa gene encoding inosine triphosphate pyrophosphatase isoform X1 — translation MAVPAGRSVVFVTGNAKKLEEVVQILGDKFPYKLVSRKIDLPEYQGEPDDISVQKCKEAARQVDGPVIVEDTCLCFRALGGLPGPYIKWFLDKLQPEGLYKLLAGFEDKSAWALCTFAFSAGKDEPVELFRGRTEGQIVEPRGPRDFGWDPCFQPDGYDKTYAELPKAVKNSISHRYRALAAMSEHFSQTNNTSPQSKKKRQED, via the exons ATGGCGGTGCCTGCTGGGAGGTCTGTGGTGTTCGTGACTGGAAACGCCAAAAAACTAGAGGag GTCGTTCAGATCCTCGGAGACAAATTTCCCTACAAACTGGTTTCTAGAAAGATCGACT TACCAGAGTACCAAGGAGAGCCAGACGACATCTCCGTCCAGAAGTGTAAGGAGGCTGCTCGGCAG GTTGACGGGCCGGTCATCGTGGAGGATACGTGTCTGTGTTTCAGAGCTCTGGGGGGTCTGCCAGGTCCTTACAT aaaatggTTCCTGGATAAACTGCAGCCAGAAG GTTTGTACAAACTCTTGGCAGGGTTTGAGGATAAATCAGCGTGGGCTCTCTGTACGTTTGCTTTTTCTGCTGGGAAAGACGAACCAGTGGAGCTGTTCAGAGGGAGGACTGAG GGACAAATCGTGGAGCCCAGGGGCCCTCGAGACTTTGGATGGGATCCCTGTTTTCAGCCAGACGGATACGACAAAAC ATATGCTGAACTGCCCAAAGCGGTGAAAAACAGCATCTCCCACCGCTACAGAGCACTGGCCGCCATGTCGGAACACTTCAGTCAGACCAACAACACGTCACCTCAGAGCaagaagaagagacaggagGACTGA